One region of Solanum pennellii chromosome 6, SPENNV200 genomic DNA includes:
- the LOC107022274 gene encoding uncharacterized protein LOC107022274 — protein MARGRGWKTPVMNEGSSIGTCVDEEGSQKQEQAQKGEACFEAEVPKSSKVARRLSLESQRTNEEVLGNSDLEGFEDEIKVDGNGTVTRSSEEKTNGDNAGTEQEQKKEANEPWVNMFKNNRVASNGMQLSYFPPQVVNGQALVQLEEKEVQEEEQKWKCALIAYVIGECPGYNTMKRYIMMNWSSVKKPEVFLHEDGYYLIKFQKISDMNEILFSGPYTINNRPIILKQWCSEFDFGSEFLIEIPLWVNFPKLPLKCWGVGSLSRIASAIGVPIFADECTTKQTRISYARMLVDVNVTRAIPQKIAVVDPNGKTFMQDVVLEWRPQYCDKCQKIGHVCQVEVDPKEKAQKRRRPWKKVTQTWQYKGPISQKNEQEKKGEQRQEYILSPKQNKQKEEQEEEQVRGKKLEQQTPKNNDEQDYRQLEMSLANFPILKPIPTRNGFESLMHNKMASLSIDRGLVETRVKNKNVNFVLKGIAPGWQVLHNYDDSPNGRIWLIWDDNWYEVKKINISAQMLHCQRKSLWKEMDTMAKGISQPWLIVGDFNAILSTKDRLAGVPVTNNEIKDFGDCVRDVGVNELQWTGNYYTWTNKQYGKDRISSRIDRAFGNDEWMDKWGHVNVDYGNPSISDHSSMMIILQKTQQHGKGSFKFFNVWTEHESFMEMVETIWKKEYGYNKMKQVWCKLKDLQHVLKKLNRKEFKYIGKQIDMARIEIANVQNQLNDQVTDELIVQEKELLIKLENGH, from the exons ATGGCGAGGGGAAGAGGTTGGAAAACACCAGTTATGAACGAGGGTAGCTCAATTGGAACTTGTGTGGACGAAGAAGGGTCACAGAAGCAGGAACAAGCTCAAAAAGGGGAAGCATGTTTTGAAGCTGAGGTACCTAAAAGCTCTAAAGTAGCTAGGAGATTGAGCTTAGAATCACAAAGAACTAATGAGGAAGTACTTGGGAACTCAGATCTGGAAGGGTTTGAGGATGAAATCAAAGTTGATGGCAATGGAACAGTAACAAGGAGTTCAGAGGAGAAGACAAATGGAGATAATGCAGGTACTGAACAGGAACAAAAGAAGGAGGCAAATGAGCCATGGGTTAATATGTTTAAGAACAATCGAGTAGCAAGTAATGGAATGCAACTCTCCTACTTTCCTCCACAGGTAGTTAATGGGCAAGCATTGGTGCAGCTTGAAGAGAAAGAGGTGCAGGAAGAAGAACAGAAATGGAAGTGTGCTCTCATTGCTTATGTGATTGGAGAATGCCCAGGGTACAATACTATGAAGAGATACATAATGATGAATTGGTCAAGTGTGAAGAAGCCTGAAGTGTTTCTTCATGAGGATGGATACTACCTAATCAAGTTTCAGAAGATAAGTGACATGAATGAGATCTTGTTCTCAGGGCCTTATACTATCAACAATCGACCAATTATCCTGAAACAATGGTGTTCTGAGTTTGATTTTGGGAGTGAATTCCTAATAGAAATTCCTCTATgggtgaattttccaaaattACCTCTAAAGTGTTGGGGAGTGGGATCATTGAGTAGGATAGCAAGTGCTATTGGAGTTCCTATTTTTGCTGATGAATGTACCACTAAACAAACAAGGATCTCATATGCTAGGATGCTTGTTGACGTTAATGTTACAAGAGCTATACCCCAGAAAATAGCAGTAGTGGATCCAAATGGGAAGACATTTATGCAAGATGTAGTGTTGGAGTGGAGGCCTCAGTACTGTGATAAATGCCAGAAGATAGGACATGTATGTCAAGTGGAGGTTGATCCAAAAGAGAAGGcacaaaagagaagaagaccATGGAAGAAAGTAACTCAAACTTGGCAATATAAAGGTCCAATCTCACAGAAGAATGAACAAGAGAAGAAGGGTGAACAAAGACAAGAGTACATTCTCAGTCCAAAACAGAATAAGCAGAAGGAAGAGCAGGAAGAAGAACAGGTGAGAGGAAAGAAGTTAGAGCAGCAAACACCAAAAAATAATGATGAACAGGATTATAGACAGCTGGAAAtgagtttggctaactttccTATACTGAAACCAATACCAACAAGGAATGGTTTTGAGAGTCTTATGCATAATAAAATGGCTTCACTATCTATTGATAGAG GATTAGTGGAAACAAGagttaaaaacaaaaatgtgAACTTTGTTCTTAAAGGAATAGCACCAGGGTGGCAGGTTCTACATAACTATGATGATAGTCCTAATGGAAGGATTTGGTTGATATGGGATGATAACTGGTATGAGGTCAAGAAGATTAATATCTCAGCTCAAATGTTGCATTGTCAG AGAAAAAGTTTGTGGAAAGAAATGGATACAATGGCAAAAGGTATTTCTCAACCATGGCTTATAGTAGGGGATTTTAATGCTATACTGTCTACTAAGGATAGATTAGCTGGAGTCCCTGTtactaataatgagataaaagaTTTTGGTGATTGTGTGAGAGACGTGGGGGTTAATGAATTGCAGTGGACAGGAAATTACTATACTTGGACTAACAAGCAATATGGGAAGGATAGAATTTCCAGTAGAATAGATAGAGCATTTGGAAATGATGAATGGATGGATAAATGGGGGCATGTAAATGTAGATTATGGGAATCCAAGCATATCTGATCATAGCTCTATGATGATAATACTTCAAAAAACTCAGCAGCATGGGAAAGGTAGCTTTAAATTCTTCAATGTTTGGACTGAGCATGAGAGTTTTATGGAAATGGTAGAAACTATCTGGAAAAAAGAGTATGGTTATAACAAAATGAAGCAGGTGTGGTGTAAGTTGAAGGATCTTCAGCATGTTCTAAAGAAGTTAAACAGGAAAGAGTTCAAGTATATTGGGAAACAGATTGATATGGCTAGAATAGAGATTGCAAATGTTCAAAACCAGCTAAATGATCAAGTTACTGATGAATTGATTGTGCAGGAGAAAGAGTTGTtgattaaacttgaaaatggtCATTGA